A single Paraburkholderia sp. FT54 DNA region contains:
- a CDS encoding SGNH/GDSL hydrolase family protein — protein MDRRALTHDEAVREVYRLTPQIREYDEFMYLGVRWLPYTMFFHHKNYRSDVINTDDLGFRLSTFGDVRDVSVANLPSGRQVNLLVGGSTALGTGATADSHTVASRLAAWTGEPWLNFSGRGYNAVQEVLMYMMHQHRFEQINHIVVLSGINTLALEGQPDELATDHGRYYYSFEYQHYMNRYNDDLKRRARTYASTLDGREKNFISRYINRLLSEDNPADVVITDDSTDTDARVKRAAWVVSNSLKQWQQLLAGTGAKLSFVLQPMSFWTRDHLTLDEADIFHAIDSCPNNFWRLFAGILGKEIHVPFADGIREICEKRKIGFADMNVLLRDSPVIDDYLFVDRVHFNDKGYNEVARLIANKVL, from the coding sequence ATGGACAGGCGCGCATTGACGCACGATGAGGCGGTTCGCGAGGTGTACCGGTTGACGCCGCAGATCCGCGAGTATGACGAGTTTATGTATCTCGGCGTGCGCTGGCTGCCGTACACGATGTTCTTTCATCATAAGAACTACCGGTCCGACGTGATCAACACGGACGATCTGGGTTTCCGGCTCAGCACATTCGGCGACGTCCGCGACGTGAGCGTCGCCAATCTACCGAGCGGGCGACAGGTCAACCTGCTGGTCGGTGGCTCGACCGCGCTGGGCACGGGCGCAACGGCAGATTCGCACACCGTCGCCTCACGGCTCGCCGCGTGGACCGGCGAGCCATGGTTGAATTTCAGCGGACGCGGCTATAACGCGGTCCAGGAGGTGCTCATGTACATGATGCATCAGCACCGCTTCGAGCAGATCAATCACATCGTGGTGCTGAGCGGCATCAATACACTCGCGCTCGAAGGGCAGCCCGACGAACTCGCCACCGACCACGGGCGTTACTACTACTCGTTCGAGTATCAACACTACATGAACCGGTACAACGACGATCTGAAACGGCGCGCGCGAACTTACGCGTCGACGCTGGACGGTCGCGAGAAGAACTTCATCTCCCGATATATCAACCGGTTGCTGTCGGAGGACAACCCTGCCGACGTCGTGATCACCGACGACAGTACCGACACCGATGCGCGGGTCAAACGTGCGGCTTGGGTCGTTTCGAACTCGCTGAAGCAGTGGCAGCAGTTACTGGCTGGAACGGGGGCGAAGTTGAGTTTCGTTTTGCAACCGATGTCGTTCTGGACCCGTGATCATTTGACGCTGGACGAGGCGGACATCTTTCACGCGATTGACAGTTGTCCGAACAACTTCTGGCGACTTTTTGCGGGGATCCTCGGCAAGGAGATTCATGTCCCGTTTGCCGACGGCATACGCGAAATCTGCGAGAAGCGGAAGATCGGTTTCGCCGACATGAACGTGCTGCTGCGCGACTCGCCGGTCATCGACGACTACCTGTTTGTCGATCGCGTGCATTTCAACGACAAGGGCTACAACGAAGTAGCGCGCCTGATCGCCAACAAGGTGCTTTAA
- a CDS encoding iron-containing redox enzyme family protein, with protein MDAGDLVGLLNARAEHWRSDQLARHSIECTSATVRFVSAQYAPVGLAPGCVLQNFVHAANCHEPVPAHAHAAHLWHVGDFSLARNHARLYRQLLEHTGQYLPTIDSPMFAEQAGLLPTSADLAACWLALSLSPGAYGPEIFGAAMFEVQVPISPVVDALLCASDATREHPYLTARHDASRQAAQRHIEQAIGRMLGGPGIDSSAMVARIERGHRMSMHLQGAWHAAIARHVRELLLDPTVAMVELIRRKSRFAVGYHNRLQLADRPFDDSVVQDPEHFVRDLAHSRWIVRGHPEQSLLLTRLVAFGGPMFRVFSDKELDVMRTWIASLSAGTSAGPSTNSSRVTTSAQYAPSVSREHRVSEAVALTRVEAEPVRAASGKVGARELYHRLLNHENNSTVFDDARAFAQTWLARAAGIADRDPDALPFADYTHESLRHWFEDRALRQAQSYAGCQDIDKPREQVIQEAVQLCPMIFVDGGWVQRWTNAGHVETGIGMLLYRIFSDEIGNGDTQLNHPNIYRDLMRQMGIDLPDFRSRAFAMSEVFSDAAFEVPAFWLSISQFPRRFLPETLGLNLAMELSGVGGAYRTARDELRHYKFDTRFVDLHNTIDNVSTGHSAMALQAIELYMDAALATASPAASSAQWRRVWTGFRALAIPRRSWKDVFAKSTYTV; from the coding sequence GTGGATGCTGGCGATCTGGTCGGGCTACTGAACGCGCGCGCTGAGCATTGGCGATCCGATCAACTGGCCCGCCATTCGATCGAGTGCACGTCCGCTACTGTTCGCTTCGTCTCAGCGCAATATGCTCCAGTGGGACTCGCACCGGGCTGCGTGCTGCAGAACTTCGTGCACGCAGCAAACTGCCATGAGCCGGTGCCTGCGCACGCGCATGCGGCGCACCTGTGGCATGTCGGCGATTTTTCCCTCGCGCGCAATCATGCTCGCCTGTATCGTCAATTACTCGAACATACCGGCCAGTATCTACCGACGATCGATTCGCCGATGTTCGCGGAGCAGGCCGGACTGCTGCCGACATCGGCGGACCTCGCGGCTTGCTGGCTGGCGTTGTCGCTGAGTCCCGGCGCATATGGTCCTGAAATTTTCGGCGCGGCGATGTTCGAGGTGCAGGTCCCGATTTCGCCGGTCGTCGACGCATTGCTATGCGCCAGCGACGCCACACGTGAACATCCATATCTGACGGCGCGGCATGATGCATCCAGGCAGGCCGCGCAACGCCACATCGAGCAGGCAATAGGCCGGATGCTCGGCGGCCCGGGCATCGACTCGTCGGCCATGGTGGCGCGCATCGAACGCGGACACCGTATGTCGATGCATCTGCAGGGCGCGTGGCACGCCGCAATCGCTCGGCACGTGCGCGAGCTTCTGCTCGATCCGACGGTCGCGATGGTCGAATTGATCCGCCGAAAATCCCGCTTCGCGGTGGGTTACCACAATCGGCTCCAGCTCGCGGACCGTCCATTCGACGACTCCGTAGTACAGGATCCCGAGCATTTTGTCCGCGATCTCGCACACTCGCGCTGGATCGTGCGCGGCCATCCCGAACAGAGCCTGTTGCTGACCAGGCTGGTCGCGTTCGGTGGCCCGATGTTTCGGGTGTTTTCCGATAAAGAACTTGATGTGATGCGCACGTGGATCGCATCGCTGTCTGCCGGCACGTCGGCAGGGCCCTCCACGAATAGCTCGCGGGTTACAACATCAGCTCAATACGCCCCGTCTGTGTCGCGCGAGCATCGCGTTTCCGAAGCCGTGGCGCTTACTCGCGTCGAAGCGGAACCCGTGCGCGCCGCGAGCGGGAAGGTGGGTGCGCGCGAGTTGTATCACCGGTTGCTTAACCACGAGAACAACTCGACTGTCTTCGACGACGCGCGCGCATTCGCGCAAACGTGGCTCGCGCGTGCAGCCGGGATCGCCGACCGGGATCCGGACGCGCTGCCATTCGCCGACTACACGCATGAAAGTCTGCGCCATTGGTTCGAGGATCGGGCGCTGCGTCAGGCGCAGTCGTATGCAGGCTGCCAGGACATCGACAAGCCGCGCGAACAGGTGATCCAGGAGGCCGTACAGCTCTGCCCAATGATCTTTGTCGACGGCGGCTGGGTGCAGCGGTGGACCAACGCCGGGCATGTGGAGACCGGCATCGGCATGCTGCTCTACCGGATCTTTTCTGACGAGATCGGCAACGGCGACACGCAACTTAACCATCCAAATATCTATCGCGACTTGATGCGGCAGATGGGTATCGATCTGCCTGATTTCAGGAGCCGCGCATTCGCAATGAGCGAGGTGTTCAGCGACGCTGCTTTCGAAGTGCCCGCGTTCTGGCTGTCGATCTCTCAGTTTCCGCGCCGCTTTTTGCCGGAAACGCTCGGGCTGAATCTGGCGATGGAGTTGTCGGGCGTCGGAGGCGCGTACCGCACCGCGCGCGACGAACTTCGCCACTACAAGTTCGATACCCGCTTCGTTGATCTGCACAACACGATCGACAACGTTTCCACCGGGCACTCCGCCATGGCACTGCAAGCAATCGAACTATATATGGATGCGGCGCTGGCCACGGCCAGCCCGGCAGCGTCGAGCGCGCAGTGGCGGCGTGTATGGACCGGCTTCCGTGCGCTCGCGATTCCGCGACGCAGCTGGAAGGACGTGTTCGCGAAGTCGACGTATACCGTTTGA
- the galU gene encoding UTP--glucose-1-phosphate uridylyltransferase GalU encodes MLKVTKAVFPVAGLGTRFLPATKASPKEMLPIVDKPLIQYAVEEAIAAGITEMIFVTGRSKRAIEDHFDKSYEIEAELEARNKQKLLDLVRSIKPANVDCFYVRQAEALGLGHAVLCAEKLVGESPFAVILADDLLHSSKPVMSQLVDTFNHYHSSVIGVETIAREDSRSYGVVDGREWEDNVIKLSGIVEKPAPDKAPSNLGVVGRYVLMPTIFKHIRALKPGAGGELQLTDAVQSLLTEEQVLAYRYFGTRFDCGSKLGYLKATVEFALRHPEVKAEFETYLQAYMQTNRQDGVTAQFAVEVA; translated from the coding sequence ATGCTGAAAGTCACCAAAGCCGTGTTTCCCGTAGCGGGCCTCGGGACACGATTCCTGCCGGCTACCAAAGCAAGTCCCAAGGAAATGCTTCCGATCGTCGACAAGCCGCTGATTCAATACGCAGTTGAAGAAGCGATTGCCGCCGGCATCACCGAGATGATCTTCGTGACGGGCCGCAGCAAGCGCGCCATCGAAGATCACTTCGACAAGTCCTACGAGATCGAAGCCGAACTCGAGGCGCGTAACAAGCAGAAGCTGCTCGATCTGGTGCGCAGCATCAAGCCGGCCAACGTGGACTGTTTCTATGTGCGTCAGGCCGAAGCGCTCGGCCTCGGCCATGCGGTGCTGTGCGCCGAGAAGCTGGTGGGCGAGAGCCCGTTCGCCGTGATTCTGGCCGACGACCTGCTGCACAGCTCGAAGCCGGTGATGAGCCAGCTCGTCGACACCTTCAATCACTATCACAGCTCGGTGATCGGCGTGGAAACCATCGCGCGCGAGGACAGCCGGTCGTACGGCGTGGTGGATGGCCGCGAGTGGGAAGACAACGTGATCAAGCTGTCCGGCATTGTCGAGAAGCCGGCGCCGGACAAGGCGCCGTCGAATCTTGGCGTGGTGGGCCGCTATGTGCTGATGCCGACCATCTTCAAGCACATTCGTGCATTGAAGCCCGGTGCGGGCGGTGAGCTGCAATTGACCGACGCGGTGCAATCGCTGCTGACCGAAGAGCAGGTGCTCGCGTATCGTTACTTCGGCACGCGGTTCGATTGCGGCAGCAAGCTGGGGTATCTGAAGGCGACGGTGGAATTCGCGCTGCGGCATCCGGAAGTGAAGGCGGAATTCGAGACTTATTTGCAGGCGTATATGCAGACTAATAGGCAGGATGGTGTGACGGCGCAGTTTGCGGTGGAGGTGGCTTAA
- a CDS encoding carbamoyltransferase, protein MSSYVIGVSFGYHDSAAAIVRDGEIVAAAQEERFTRIRHDSGFPLNALRYCLREAGVTLADVSAIFYYENPVKKLGRIVSTYFSFGPRGFGSFISDMPDWLTDKVFVKRLVRRKLETGFGESARVPAVHYIDHHVSHASAAFFPGPLPDAAVLCVDGVGEWATTSAWVGERNTLHPVWEIRFPHSLGLLYSAMTYFCGFKVDSGEYKLMGLAPYGEPVYYDMILDNLIDLKPDGSFWLNMKYLDYAVGNCMVSDEFATLFGGPRRASESRITKREFDLAASVQRVLEEAMLRIGRTIRKQTGQRNLCLAGGVALNCVANGKLLKARVFDRIWVQPAAGDAGGALGAALAGWHMQMGHARTLGSTDRMKATLLGTSYSNAEIEVVLNGHGAVFERLSDEALPAHVAGLLAEGNVVGWFQGRMEFGPRALGARSILGDPRNQTMQSVMNLKIKNRESFRPFAPAVLEEHAKEWFSLDSASPYMLFVVDVQPTHRKPVSASQQALTGIDLLNCVRSSIPAVTHVDFSARVQTVGKDANPRFRQLLEAFHQQTNYPVLVNTSFNVRGEPIVETPSNAYLCFMRTQMDYLVLGNFVLRKADQPELVEEGDWRTEFALD, encoded by the coding sequence GTGAGTTCATATGTCATTGGCGTTTCATTCGGTTATCACGATAGCGCGGCAGCAATAGTCCGCGACGGCGAGATCGTCGCCGCGGCGCAGGAGGAGCGCTTCACGCGGATCCGGCACGATTCGGGCTTTCCGCTGAATGCGCTGCGTTATTGTCTGCGCGAGGCCGGCGTCACGCTCGCGGATGTCTCGGCGATCTTCTACTACGAGAATCCGGTCAAGAAACTCGGCCGCATCGTGTCGACCTACTTCTCCTTCGGTCCGCGCGGCTTCGGCTCGTTCATTTCGGATATGCCGGACTGGCTTACCGACAAGGTGTTCGTCAAACGGCTAGTTCGGCGGAAACTGGAGACGGGCTTTGGGGAATCCGCGCGTGTACCGGCGGTCCATTACATCGATCATCATGTGTCGCATGCATCGGCGGCGTTCTTCCCGGGTCCGTTGCCGGACGCAGCCGTGTTGTGCGTGGACGGCGTCGGCGAATGGGCGACCACCAGCGCGTGGGTTGGTGAGCGGAACACCCTGCACCCAGTCTGGGAGATCCGTTTTCCCCACTCGCTCGGCCTGCTGTACTCAGCGATGACCTACTTCTGTGGGTTTAAGGTCGATTCGGGCGAGTACAAGTTGATGGGGCTCGCGCCGTATGGTGAGCCGGTCTACTACGACATGATTCTCGACAACCTGATCGACCTGAAGCCGGACGGTAGTTTCTGGTTGAACATGAAGTACCTTGATTACGCAGTCGGCAACTGCATGGTCAGCGACGAGTTCGCGACGCTATTTGGCGGGCCACGCCGCGCATCCGAGAGCCGCATCACGAAGCGTGAGTTCGACCTCGCCGCGTCGGTGCAGCGCGTGCTCGAGGAAGCGATGCTGCGCATCGGCCGCACGATACGCAAGCAGACGGGCCAGCGCAACTTGTGTCTTGCGGGCGGCGTCGCGCTGAATTGCGTCGCGAACGGCAAGCTACTCAAGGCGCGGGTCTTCGACCGAATCTGGGTGCAGCCAGCCGCCGGCGATGCAGGTGGCGCGCTTGGGGCGGCGCTCGCGGGCTGGCACATGCAGATGGGGCACGCTCGTACGCTCGGATCGACGGACCGGATGAAAGCGACGCTGCTCGGCACGTCCTATAGCAATGCGGAAATCGAGGTCGTTCTCAACGGCCACGGTGCGGTGTTCGAGCGGCTCTCCGACGAGGCTCTGCCGGCCCATGTCGCCGGGTTGCTCGCGGAGGGCAATGTGGTCGGCTGGTTTCAGGGCCGCATGGAATTTGGGCCGCGTGCACTGGGCGCGCGCTCGATTCTCGGCGATCCGCGCAACCAGACGATGCAAAGCGTGATGAATCTCAAGATCAAGAACCGCGAGTCGTTCCGGCCGTTCGCGCCGGCCGTGCTGGAGGAGCACGCGAAAGAGTGGTTCAGTCTGGACAGCGCGAGCCCGTACATGCTGTTCGTCGTCGATGTCCAGCCCACCCATCGCAAGCCGGTCAGCGCGTCGCAGCAAGCGCTGACTGGCATCGATCTGCTTAACTGCGTGCGCTCGTCGATTCCCGCCGTCACACACGTCGATTTCTCGGCGCGCGTTCAGACGGTGGGCAAGGACGCGAATCCACGCTTCAGGCAGCTTCTCGAAGCGTTCCATCAACAGACGAACTATCCGGTCCTCGTCAACACGTCGTTCAACGTGCGCGGGGAGCCGATCGTCGAGACGCCGTCGAATGCTTACCTCTGCTTCATGCGCACTCAGATGGATTACCTCGTGTTGGGCAACTTCGTGCTGCGCAAGGCCGATCAGCCGGAACTGGTGGAGGAGGGCGACTGGCGCACCGAATTCGCACTCGACTGA
- a CDS encoding acyltransferase codes for MSDSALNAAGSSLPLSSPRTAAAPRAQSEARTESAGKEHVIDAMRGFAALLVAYFHCRQVEWVGMQAFHQSVGHAFSLNAIAAYLTFPIAWGSAGVPIFFVISGYCIHRGGALRLASNPAYRLDTGNFWVRRFARIYPVLLAALVLTFALDWFSLQLPPVNHKIREIGLQAFLVNLFSLQGVAGKTFGSNGALWTLSLEVQFYAIYPLLFALRRRIGMTSVLAIVAVINAVSAYVLERHDIQFFTSYWFSWTLGAWIADARAHRAPQARSSMWLYALAAGFVALGCAAFHFGQYGAFQLWAVGFAFYLYKALERGNADRGPAFGTRVLSRFGDFSFSLYLIHLPIFVLLSSLLFRSSLQMSIWPSFGYMLVAVPVAYVFYRLVELPAMKWSASFKPKAALKKA; via the coding sequence ATGAGCGACTCAGCACTGAATGCCGCCGGCTCATCCCTGCCCCTCTCCTCACCTCGAACGGCCGCCGCGCCGCGCGCCCAGAGCGAAGCGCGCACCGAAAGCGCCGGCAAGGAGCATGTCATCGACGCCATGCGAGGCTTCGCCGCGCTGCTGGTGGCGTATTTTCATTGCCGCCAGGTCGAATGGGTCGGCATGCAGGCGTTTCACCAGAGCGTCGGCCACGCATTCAGTCTGAACGCGATTGCCGCGTATCTGACGTTCCCGATTGCGTGGGGCTCGGCGGGTGTGCCGATTTTCTTCGTGATCAGCGGCTATTGCATTCACCGCGGCGGCGCACTGCGGCTCGCCAGCAATCCCGCTTACAGACTCGATACGGGCAATTTCTGGGTGCGCCGCTTTGCGCGCATTTATCCGGTGCTGCTCGCGGCGCTGGTGCTGACCTTCGCGCTCGACTGGTTCAGCCTGCAACTGCCGCCCGTCAATCACAAGATCCGCGAGATCGGCCTGCAGGCTTTCCTCGTCAATCTGTTTTCGTTGCAAGGCGTGGCCGGCAAGACGTTCGGATCGAACGGCGCGCTCTGGACGCTCTCGCTCGAAGTGCAGTTCTACGCGATCTATCCGCTGCTGTTCGCGCTGCGCCGTCGTATCGGCATGACGTCCGTGCTGGCGATCGTCGCGGTCATCAACGCGGTGTCCGCCTATGTGCTCGAACGCCACGACATTCAGTTCTTCACGTCGTACTGGTTTTCGTGGACGCTCGGCGCGTGGATCGCCGACGCCCGTGCCCATCGCGCGCCGCAGGCCCGCTCCTCGATGTGGCTTTACGCGCTCGCCGCGGGCTTCGTCGCGCTCGGCTGCGCGGCGTTCCATTTCGGCCAGTACGGCGCGTTCCAGCTCTGGGCCGTCGGCTTTGCGTTCTACCTGTACAAGGCGCTGGAGCGCGGCAACGCGGACCGCGGCCCTGCGTTCGGCACGCGTGTGCTCTCGCGCTTCGGCGATTTCAGCTTCTCGCTCTATCTGATCCATCTGCCGATCTTCGTGCTGCTGTCGTCGCTACTGTTCCGCTCGTCGCTGCAAATGTCGATCTGGCCGTCGTTCGGCTACATGCTGGTGGCCGTGCCGGTGGCTTATGTGTTCTACCGGCTGGTCGAACTGCCGGCCATGAAATGGTCGGCCAGTTTCAAGCCGAAAGCGGCTTTGAAAAAGGCTTGA
- a CDS encoding glycosyltransferase family 4 protein, whose translation MNHEVLEEAVLQPATRSALAELTTVPGVQAPPRRNALRADKTVRVAIVHDWLVTYAGAEKVLEQIVACFPDADLFSLVDFLDDRSFLRGKSVTTSFIQKLPLARTKYRSYLPLMPLAIEQLDVSAYDVVISSSHAVAKGILTGPDQVHISYVHSPIRYAWDLQHQYLKQSKLTNGPKSAMARLILHYMRNWDIRTSNAVDGFVANSEFIARRIKKVYQRDAQVIFPPVDVEAFALCTDKDDFYLTASRMVPYKKIDLIVEAFARMPERKLVVIGDGPDMQKIRAKAGPNVEIMGYQPFKVLKEKMSRAKAFVFAAEEDFGISVVEAQACGTPVIAYGKGGALETVRDLSEPRPTGMFFDEQNAESIIAAVERFDGHVKRFSPVDCRANAEQFSAAHFRERFFAHVRAAVPALRTATLPPYVPYKAPTVASGPRILAVDQSGVLGGAELSLLEIVKALRSRIEVVLFDDGPFRTALAKAGVAVDVLEAGALRDVRKQGGSLPKGQALKGLMSLVRATAKRARKADVIYANTQRAMVIGAIAGKLARRPVVWHLRDIVSPEHFGGKQLAIIKWCARLGLTHVIANSAASARAFAELTQFDEKRIDVVFNGISAAPFDALRTVPQATLRQRLGLPQDAFLVGSFSRLARWKGQHVLLEAMVLNPHMHAVLVGAPLFGEDQYEIELHAFVAAHNLGGRVHFLGFQHDIAACMCAVDAVVHTSITPEPFGRVIVEGMLAQRPVVAARAGGVLEIVDDYENGVLCTPGDAHGLADALAELRSNDPLRNRLVRNGYETALSRFGTATYVESVERILKRVAGLKTA comes from the coding sequence ATGAACCACGAAGTCCTTGAAGAAGCCGTGCTGCAACCCGCGACGCGCAGCGCACTGGCCGAACTCACCACCGTTCCCGGCGTGCAGGCGCCGCCGCGCCGCAACGCGCTGCGCGCCGACAAGACAGTGCGTGTCGCGATCGTGCACGACTGGCTTGTCACCTACGCGGGGGCGGAGAAGGTGCTCGAACAGATCGTCGCGTGCTTTCCGGATGCGGACCTGTTCAGCCTCGTCGATTTTCTCGACGACCGCAGCTTTCTGCGCGGCAAGTCCGTGACGACATCGTTCATCCAGAAGCTGCCGCTCGCGCGCACCAAGTACCGCTCGTATCTGCCGCTGATGCCGCTCGCGATCGAGCAACTCGACGTGTCCGCCTACGACGTGGTGATTTCGAGCAGCCACGCGGTCGCCAAGGGCATTCTCACCGGCCCCGACCAGGTGCATATCAGCTACGTGCATTCGCCGATCCGCTACGCGTGGGACTTGCAGCATCAATATCTCAAGCAGTCGAAGCTGACCAACGGACCGAAGTCGGCCATGGCGCGGCTGATTCTGCATTACATGCGCAACTGGGATATCCGCACTTCGAATGCGGTGGATGGCTTCGTCGCCAACTCCGAGTTCATCGCGCGGCGCATCAAGAAGGTCTATCAGCGCGACGCGCAGGTGATCTTTCCACCGGTCGATGTCGAAGCCTTCGCGCTCTGCACCGACAAGGACGACTTTTATCTGACCGCCTCGCGCATGGTGCCGTACAAGAAGATCGATCTGATCGTCGAGGCGTTCGCGCGCATGCCGGAGCGCAAGCTCGTCGTGATCGGCGACGGTCCCGACATGCAGAAGATCCGCGCGAAAGCGGGGCCGAACGTCGAGATCATGGGCTACCAGCCGTTCAAGGTGCTCAAGGAAAAGATGAGCCGCGCCAAGGCCTTCGTGTTCGCCGCGGAAGAAGACTTCGGCATTTCGGTGGTCGAAGCGCAGGCGTGCGGCACGCCGGTGATCGCCTACGGCAAGGGCGGCGCGCTAGAAACCGTGCGCGATCTGTCCGAGCCGCGGCCCACTGGCATGTTCTTCGACGAACAGAACGCCGAGTCGATCATCGCCGCGGTCGAGCGTTTCGACGGCCACGTGAAGCGGTTTTCGCCGGTGGATTGCCGCGCGAACGCCGAGCAGTTCTCCGCCGCTCATTTCCGCGAGCGCTTCTTCGCACACGTGCGGGCAGCGGTGCCGGCGCTGCGCACGGCGACGCTGCCGCCGTATGTGCCGTATAAAGCGCCAACCGTCGCTAGCGGACCGCGCATTCTGGCCGTCGATCAAAGCGGCGTGCTCGGCGGCGCCGAACTGTCGCTGCTGGAAATCGTCAAGGCGTTGCGCTCGCGCATCGAGGTCGTGCTGTTCGACGACGGCCCGTTCCGCACCGCGCTCGCCAAAGCCGGCGTGGCCGTCGACGTGCTGGAGGCAGGCGCGCTGCGCGATGTTCGCAAGCAGGGCGGTTCATTGCCGAAGGGCCAGGCGCTCAAGGGCTTGATGTCGCTCGTGCGCGCCACGGCCAAACGCGCGCGCAAGGCCGACGTGATCTACGCGAACACGCAGCGCGCCATGGTAATCGGCGCCATCGCCGGCAAGCTGGCGCGGCGCCCGGTGGTCTGGCATCTGCGCGATATCGTGAGTCCCGAGCATTTCGGCGGCAAGCAACTGGCGATCATCAAATGGTGTGCGCGTCTAGGCCTCACGCATGTGATCGCGAATTCAGCCGCGTCGGCGCGCGCGTTCGCCGAACTCACGCAGTTCGACGAAAAACGCATCGACGTGGTATTCAACGGCATTTCCGCCGCGCCGTTCGACGCTTTGCGCACAGTGCCGCAAGCGACGCTGCGCCAGCGCCTCGGCCTGCCGCAGGACGCGTTTCTGGTCGGCTCGTTCAGCCGTCTCGCGCGCTGGAAGGGGCAGCACGTGCTGCTCGAAGCGATGGTGCTCAATCCGCATATGCACGCGGTGCTGGTCGGCGCGCCGCTCTTTGGCGAGGACCAGTACGAGATCGAATTGCACGCGTTCGTCGCCGCGCACAACCTCGGCGGGCGGGTGCATTTTCTCGGTTTTCAGCACGATATTGCGGCCTGCATGTGCGCGGTCGACGCGGTCGTCCATACGTCGATCACGCCGGAGCCGTTCGGCCGTGTGATCGTCGAAGGCATGCTGGCGCAGCGGCCGGTGGTGGCGGCGCGGGCGGGCGGCGTGCTGGAGATCGTCGACGACTACGAGAACGGCGTGCTGTGCACGCCGGGGGATGCGCACGGCCTGGCCGACGCGCTCGCCGAATTGCGCTCGAATGACCCACTGCGCAACAGGCTGGTCAGAAACGGGTATGAGACAGCGCTGAGCCGGTTCGGCACCGCAACCTATGTGGAAAGCGTCGAACGGATTCTGAAGCGCGTGGCGGGGCTTAAAACGGCTTAG
- a CDS encoding flippase — protein MDKGILKNVAINFFGLVLPTFVSLVTVPSYIKLLGVERYGVISLVWTLIGYFGILDLGMSMAAQNHISKARASGDKEESVRVFWSATWLNLATGVIGGLIIYFGAFLYTAYFTKVSPELQHEVYMALPWLAVAIPIANVSWVFAGAINGAERFGVYNTNQTIGTFLFQLLPLGAALWMGATLQNVLAAAVFARIVAALLLGRSAVKVLEIRRILPPQFGVAKGLFNFGGWMLIASVTTMIADSLDRVMLGTSLGARFVTYYTVPQNLVTRLNIVPTALVRTLFPRLSAVGRADADTITQQSLEFLNGVFTPVALVAMLVLEPFLHLWVGNEIATVAAPVGRIMIVAVWLVGQANVTRILIQSQVNPATAARVGLFELPLFAGALWFGITHFGLTGAAVAVTGRALFDYAVLLRLSAIRARQIALDMLAHLAFLLASLWLASFLPGLAMAIVAGVLMVGANVAWSITMTPALRDLARSLLLRLNPRKSA, from the coding sequence ATGGACAAAGGCATTCTCAAGAACGTAGCGATCAACTTCTTCGGGCTGGTGCTGCCGACTTTCGTCTCGCTCGTGACCGTGCCGTCGTATATCAAGCTGCTCGGCGTCGAGCGCTACGGCGTGATCAGCCTCGTGTGGACGCTGATCGGCTACTTCGGGATTCTCGATCTCGGCATGAGCATGGCCGCGCAGAATCACATCTCGAAGGCGCGCGCGTCGGGTGACAAGGAGGAGAGCGTGCGCGTGTTCTGGAGCGCGACCTGGCTCAATCTCGCCACTGGCGTGATCGGCGGATTGATCATCTATTTCGGCGCGTTTCTCTACACCGCGTATTTCACCAAGGTGTCGCCCGAGTTGCAGCACGAGGTGTATATGGCGCTGCCGTGGCTCGCGGTGGCGATTCCGATTGCCAACGTCTCGTGGGTGTTCGCGGGCGCGATCAACGGCGCGGAACGCTTCGGGGTCTACAACACCAATCAGACCATCGGCACGTTTCTGTTCCAGTTGCTGCCGCTCGGCGCCGCGCTGTGGATGGGCGCGACCTTGCAGAACGTGCTGGCCGCAGCGGTGTTCGCGCGCATCGTGGCCGCGCTTCTGCTGGGCCGCTCCGCAGTGAAAGTGCTGGAGATCCGCCGTATTCTGCCGCCGCAATTCGGCGTGGCGAAGGGGCTCTTCAATTTTGGCGGCTGGATGCTGATTGCGAGCGTCACCACCATGATCGCCGACTCGCTCGATCGCGTGATGCTCGGCACGAGTCTCGGCGCGCGTTTCGTGACGTACTACACAGTGCCGCAGAACCTCGTGACGCGTCTGAACATCGTACCGACGGCGCTGGTGCGCACGCTGTTTCCACGGCTCTCGGCAGTGGGACGCGCCGACGCCGACACCATCACCCAGCAATCGCTCGAATTTCTCAACGGCGTATTCACGCCGGTCGCGCTGGTCGCGATGCTGGTGCTCGAACCGTTTCTGCATCTGTGGGTGGGCAATGAAATCGCCACGGTGGCCGCGCCGGTCGGCCGCATCATGATCGTCGCCGTGTGGCTCGTCGGCCAGGCGAACGTCACGCGGATTCTGATCCAGTCGCAGGTCAATCCGGCCACGGCCGCGCGCGTCGGTTTGTTCGAATTGCCCCTGTTTGCAGGGGCATTGTGGTTCGGCATCACGCATTTCGGCCTGACCGGCGCGGCGGTGGCCGTGACCGGCCGCGCGCTGTTCGACTACGCGGTGCTGCTGCGACTGTCGGCGATCCGCGCGCGGCAGATCGCGCTCGACATGCTCGCCCACCTTGCTTTCCTGCTGGCCAGCCTGTGGCTCGCCAGCTTCCTGCCGGGTCTCGCAATGGCGATTGTTGCCGGCGTATTGATGGTAGGCGCGAATGTCGCCTGGTCGATCACGATGACACCCGCCTTGCGCGATCTTGCGCGTTCACTGCTGTTGCGACTGAATCCGAGGAAAAGCGCATGA